A DNA window from Bacillota bacterium contains the following coding sequences:
- a CDS encoding carbohydrate ABC transporter permease, with amino-acid sequence MKYRALALRQALNTLLLAVSGVALVPYLWAIVTSLKERRDVFSVTPRWIPNPVTFQNYPEVLENAPFGTYFINTVIVVSGILVLQLVTVTLAAYAFARMRFKGSTFLFTLFLIQMMLPIHSVIVPNYLTIKSLGLLNTRVALMFPFWASGYGVFLLRQAFRQVPRDFEDAATIDGCSRLQFLRHILIPLCKPTLVAFGLISVVTHWNDFLWPLIVTDTPSVRTLTIGLALFVQQESGADWTLLMAATVLVTAPLMLLFLIYQRRFVESFMSAGLKG; translated from the coding sequence ATGAAGTATAGAGCATTAGCCCTTCGCCAGGCGCTCAACACCCTGTTGCTTGCCGTGAGCGGGGTGGCTCTCGTTCCATACCTTTGGGCCATTGTCACGTCTCTGAAGGAGCGGCGCGACGTCTTCTCGGTGACGCCCAGGTGGATCCCAAACCCCGTCACGTTTCAGAACTACCCGGAAGTCCTAGAGAATGCGCCGTTTGGGACGTACTTCATCAATACCGTGATCGTGGTCTCCGGCATCCTCGTACTGCAACTCGTGACCGTGACGCTTGCGGCCTACGCGTTTGCCCGAATGCGCTTCAAGGGTAGCACTTTTCTCTTCACCTTGTTCCTTATCCAGATGATGCTGCCCATTCACTCGGTCATCGTACCTAATTATCTTACCATCAAGTCCCTTGGGTTGCTGAACACACGCGTTGCCCTCATGTTTCCGTTTTGGGCCAGCGGATATGGCGTGTTTCTTCTACGACAGGCGTTCCGCCAGGTGCCGCGTGACTTTGAGGATGCCGCGACCATCGACGGATGTTCGCGGCTGCAATTCCTGAGGCACATTCTCATTCCCCTGTGCAAACCGACTCTGGTCGCCTTCGGGCTGATCAGCGTGGTGACCCACTGGAATGACTTCCTCTGGCCACTCATTGTCACCGATACGCCCTCGGTCCGCACGTTGACGATCGGCCTGGCTCTTTTCGTGCAGCAAGAGAGCGGGGCCGACTGGACGCTTCTGATGGCTGCCACCGTCCTCGTTACAGCGCCGCTAATGTTACTCTTTCTCATCTACCAGCGGCGGTTCGTCGAAAGTTTCATGTCAGCCGGCCTGAAGGGATGA
- a CDS encoding sugar ABC transporter permease, producing the protein MILLVIFTYYPVLYSIYLSLFRSDVFTPIPVFAPTYNYAKLLRDPIFWLVIKNTLLYVAVTIPLTMALGLALAILVNEPLGRIRALYRVAAFYPTMIPMAAAGMLWVWLLNPSMGLVNYYLSRLGIPRVEWLYDMNWALPAIMVTSIWKHFGYYMLIYLAGLQMIPTELYEAASIEGARFWHRIRYVTLPLAAPTTVFVVVVGMISSFQVFDLVHVMTQGGPADRTNVLVYYIYQHAFRFWDIGQAAALTVVFVLGLLGVISVLLGFMEKRAFYEV; encoded by the coding sequence CCGTGCTGTATTCCATCTACCTGAGCCTGTTTCGGAGTGACGTGTTTACGCCGATTCCCGTCTTCGCCCCAACGTATAACTATGCGAAGCTCCTCAGGGATCCGATTTTCTGGCTGGTCATCAAGAACACCCTGCTCTACGTCGCCGTTACCATCCCTCTGACGATGGCGCTCGGGCTTGCGCTGGCAATCCTGGTCAACGAGCCTCTCGGGCGCATCCGTGCGCTCTACCGGGTGGCAGCATTCTACCCCACGATGATCCCGATGGCGGCAGCAGGTATGCTGTGGGTTTGGCTTCTCAATCCGAGCATGGGGCTGGTGAACTACTACCTGTCGCGCCTTGGCATACCTCGCGTGGAATGGCTGTATGACATGAACTGGGCATTGCCGGCCATCATGGTAACCAGCATATGGAAGCACTTTGGTTACTACATGCTGATCTACCTGGCTGGGCTTCAGATGATCCCGACGGAGCTTTATGAGGCCGCGTCCATCGAGGGTGCAAGGTTCTGGCACCGCATCCGCTACGTCACCCTTCCCCTGGCAGCCCCCACCACAGTCTTCGTGGTCGTAGTGGGCATGATCTCTTCCTTCCAGGTCTTCGACCTCGTTCACGTCATGACTCAGGGAGGACCTGCGGATCGGACGAATGTCCTCGTTTACTACATCTACCAACACGCTTTCCGTTTCTGGGACATCGGGCAGGCGGCGGCACTGACCGTCGTCTTCGTCCTGGGGTTGCTGGGGGTCATCAGTGTCCTGCTGGGTTTCATGGAGAAGAGGGCCTTTTATGAAGTATAG